The following proteins are encoded in a genomic region of Ornithodoros turicata isolate Travis chromosome 6, ASM3712646v1, whole genome shotgun sequence:
- the LOC135399038 gene encoding omega-amidase NIT2-like, whose amino-acid sequence MQKFRVALLQLAVKANKSENLERARLKIKEAAANGAKLVCLPECFAFPYGVQYFPQYAESIPGETSEMLSKCAKENSVYLIGGSLSESEDGKLYNTCLVYNPEGTLVAKHRKVHLFDIDIPGKITFKESDKFTAGSSLTTFDTPFCKVGVGICYDLRFAPMGQIYAQHGCKLIVYPGAFNMTTGPLHWELLQRARAVDNQVYVASVSPARDESATYVAWGHSMLVSPMAEVVTSADASEASVVADVDLEYLETVRQQIPVTKQKRDDLYKVIECKGVEKLG is encoded by the coding sequence ATGCAGAAATTTCGTGTAGCGCTTCTTCAACTGGCTGTAAAGGCGAATAAGAGCGAAAACCTCGAGCGGGCACGCCTGAAAATAAAAGAAGCCGCAGCTAACGGAGCCAAGTTGGTATGTCTCCCGGAATGTTTCGCGTTTCCGTACGGTGTGCAGTATTTTCCGCAGTATGCCGAGTCGATTCCGGGTGAAACTAGTGAAATGCTCTCGAAATGCGCTAAAGAGAACTCTGTTTACCTAATTGGTGGTTCACTGTCCGAAAGCGAAGACGGCAAACTGTACAACACTTGCTTGGTGTACAACCCGGAAGGCACGCTAGTTGCGAAACACAGAAAAGTTCACCTCTTTGACATCGACATTCCCGGAAAGATAACATTCAAGGAGTCGGACAAGTTCACAGCAGGGAGCTCCCTGACCACGTTTGACACACCTTTCTGCAAAGTCGGTGTTGGAATCTGCTACGACCTGCGCTTTGCTCCTATGGGGCAAATTTACGCTCAGCACGGTTGCAAGCTGATAGTGTACCCCGGGGCTTTCAACATGACGACAGGACCACTGCATTGGGAACTGCTTCAAAGGGCAAGGGCTGTCGATAATCAAGTTTACGTTGCTTCGGTTTCACCTGCGAGGGATGAGAGTGCCACCTACGTTGCGTGGGGTCACAGCATGCTCGTGAGTCCCATGGCTGAAGTCGTCACTTCCGCGGACGCCAGTGAGGCCAGTGTTGTTGCAGATGTCGACCTGGAATATTTAGAGACCGTGCGACAGCAGATACCCGTCACAAAGCAGAAGAGGGACGACCTGTACAAAGTCATCGAATGCAAGGGCGTGGAAAAGCTGGGATAA